Proteins encoded by one window of Deltaproteobacteria bacterium:
- a CDS encoding DUF362 domain-containing protein, with translation MAPSLSRRAVLRGLGASAASLVFPLRTGAVTASDPPVVCEGYRPRVATGWVPAGEPGALERAVRRVVDAATDFAWLAPGDRVLVKVASSSGSRFPATSSPAALFALARLLYARGAGTVSVGDQAGVHLVHHTRDERRGSTRELMQRNGLWPAARAAGAVPLAFEESGYDAYLAERVPGGGHWRGDVLVARAAAQADHIVYLPRVSHHTLAFATLGLTLGVGWLREDSRLELHRDADSFAEKYAEVNRLPAIAGRLRLVVTDATAVQTTFGPDFGYVARPAAGLVLASTDLVAHEFVAHRWLAWTRAEATHGASPHWLLDGVYRHASLANRCLVQMVWGHGEAVRTKPLAAPRVRRPLDDPALAHACRARGGVPEALALEWVDRTPGPPGAGEFLAARPRAVPATLT, from the coding sequence ATGGCGCCGTCTCTCTCGCGGCGCGCGGTGCTGCGCGGGTTGGGGGCGTCGGCCGCGAGTCTGGTGTTCCCGCTACGGACGGGGGCGGTGACGGCGAGCGATCCCCCCGTGGTGTGCGAGGGCTATCGGCCGCGCGTCGCGACGGGATGGGTGCCGGCCGGTGAGCCGGGGGCGCTCGAGCGAGCGGTCCGGCGGGTCGTCGATGCGGCGACCGACTTCGCCTGGCTCGCCCCGGGCGACCGCGTCCTCGTCAAGGTGGCATCCAGCTCCGGGAGCCGCTTTCCAGCCACCAGCTCGCCGGCCGCGCTGTTCGCGCTGGCGCGGCTCCTCTACGCGCGCGGCGCGGGCACGGTGTCGGTCGGCGACCAGGCCGGCGTGCACCTGGTCCACCACACCCGCGATGAGCGCAGGGGCTCGACCCGCGAGCTGATGCAGCGGAACGGCCTCTGGCCCGCCGCCCGGGCGGCGGGCGCGGTGCCGCTCGCCTTCGAGGAGAGCGGCTACGACGCCTACCTGGCCGAGCGCGTCCCGGGCGGCGGCCACTGGCGCGGCGACGTCTTGGTCGCGCGCGCGGCCGCCCAGGCGGACCACATCGTCTATCTGCCGCGCGTGAGCCATCACACGCTCGCCTTCGCCACCCTCGGTCTCACGCTCGGCGTCGGCTGGCTGCGCGAGGACAGCCGCCTCGAGCTGCACCGCGACGCCGACTCCTTCGCGGAGAAGTACGCGGAGGTGAACCGCCTGCCGGCGATCGCCGGCCGCCTGCGCCTGGTCGTGACCGACGCCACGGCCGTGCAGACGACCTTCGGCCCCGACTTCGGCTACGTGGCGCGGCCGGCCGCGGGCCTCGTCCTCGCCTCGACGGATCTCGTGGCGCACGAGTTCGTCGCCCACCGCTGGCTCGCATGGACGCGCGCCGAGGCGACGCACGGCGCCTCGCCCCACTGGCTCCTCGACGGGGTCTACCGCCACGCGAGCCTGGCGAACCGCTGCCTCGTGCAGATGGTGTGGGGCCACGGCGAAGCCGTGCGCACGAAGCCCCTCGCGGCGCCGCGGGTGCGCCGGCCACTCGACGACCCGGCCCTCGCCCACGCGTGCCGGGCGCGCGGCGGGGTGCCGGAGGCGCTCGCGCTCGAGTGGGTGGACCGGACGCCGGGGCCGCCGGGGGCGGGCGAGTTCCTGGCGGCCCGCCCGCGCGCGGTGCCAGCGACGCTTACATGA